The DNA window GCTAAATGGCTTTTTAAACTGGGTAGATTTGGCGCTGCGTAGAAATTGGTAAGACTGCTTTAGAGTCGGTGCTGAAGTTAAACAAAAATAAGAATGGTTAGCAATACCGTTCGCGCCGTTTGGCTGCGATATTGGTGGCCGGCACCATTCGGGTCAATGCAATGGCCTGGCGACCGGGCTAGTCTGGCGGTTTCCAGTGATGAGGTCATGCTATGAATCCCACCCTAAAAATGTGGCAACGCCTGAGTCGTTATCCCGGCGGCAAGCGCCTGTTCTCCCGGGCTATTTGTGTCAAAGCGCCGTATTTTGGCTCGATCAAACCCTTGATGACGGTGCTTGAGACGGGGAAGGCGGTGGCGGAAATCAAAGATCGCCGGGCGGTGCATAATCACATTGGGTCGGTGCATGCCATTGCGCTGTGCAATCTGGCCGAGTTCTGTGCAGGGGTGGTCAGTGAAGCCTCAATGCCGCCGGGAATGCGCTGGATTCCGGCCGGGATGACGGTGCGCTATCTGGCGCGGGCGGAGGGCAAGATGGTAGCCGAAGCGACCATGCGCGAAATCATTGTTGGCGAAAAGGGCGCGGTGCCAGTGATGGTGGAGGTGAAGGATCAGGCGGGGTTGGTGGTGTTTGACGCATGCATCGAGATGCATATTTCGCCCAAGCCGGCGCCAAAAAAATAGAGCAGGGCGGCTCAGCCGCCCTCAGGTTCAGTGCGCCAGAGACTGAGAAATCAGGCGCTTAGCTGTCGACGCTGCCGATCATTGACTGCTGGTAGTTCTGGATGCCGACTTTGTCGATCAGTCCCAACTGGGTTTCCAGCCAGTCAATGTGCTCTTCCTCTGAGGACAGGATTTCCTCGAGCAAGTCCCGACTGCCGTAATCGGCCACGGTTTCGCAGTATTTGATGCCATCTTTAAGGTCGGGCACGGCCTTAAGTTCCAGCGCCAGATCGCACTCGAGCATTTCCTTGGTGTTTTCGCCGATGAGCAGTTTTCCGAGATCCTGAAGGTTGGGTATTCCCTCCAGAAACAAAATCCGCTCAATCAGCTTGTCGGCGTGCTTCATCTCGTCGATGGATTCGTGGTATTCGATATCGGCCAGCTCTTTCAGGCCCCAGTCCTTGAACATGCGGGAGTGCAGGAAGTACTGGTTGATAGCAATCAGCTCATTGCCAAGGGCTTTGTTGAGATGGGCGATGACTTGGGAGTCGCCTTTCATGATAGGTGTCCTTCTCGTCTGTGTTCGCAACAGACGCCAGTGTGCACCCAGTTGTGGTAGTGGTCAAGCTAAGTGTTTGATTTTTAAAGTAAATGTAAAGAAAAAGCCAATCGTTCTCAATGCGGTTTCGATCGCGTTTAGGCCACCGCGTAGCAAAGATCTGGATTAAAGTTGCTCAGGTGGTCGTTGTAGACCTGGCGAGCGAGGGCGCCGCATTTGCCGCACTGGCTGGCGAGTTCAAGTTCACGGCGGAGCTGGCGAAAGCTCTGGGCGCCGTTATCTACAGCGTCGCGGATATGCTTGTCAGTGATGCCTTTGCAGAGACAGACGTACATTTTTGGTGAAACTCTCGCCAGTTGCGTTGGAGTTTCAAAAGTTAATAGAA is part of the Spongiibacter taiwanensis genome and encodes:
- the bfr gene encoding bacterioferritin, which encodes MKGDSQVIAHLNKALGNELIAINQYFLHSRMFKDWGLKELADIEYHESIDEMKHADKLIERILFLEGIPNLQDLGKLLIGENTKEMLECDLALELKAVPDLKDGIKYCETVADYGSRDLLEEILSSEEEHIDWLETQLGLIDKVGIQNYQQSMIGSVDS
- a CDS encoding hotdog fold domain-containing protein, coding for MNPTLKMWQRLSRYPGGKRLFSRAICVKAPYFGSIKPLMTVLETGKAVAEIKDRRAVHNHIGSVHAIALCNLAEFCAGVVSEASMPPGMRWIPAGMTVRYLARAEGKMVAEATMREIIVGEKGAVPVMVEVKDQAGLVVFDACIEMHISPKPAPKK
- a CDS encoding bacterioferritin-associated ferredoxin is translated as MYVCLCKGITDKHIRDAVDNGAQSFRQLRRELELASQCGKCGALARQVYNDHLSNFNPDLCYAVA